A single region of the Oryzias latipes chromosome 19, ASM223467v1 genome encodes:
- the l3mbtl2 gene encoding lethal(3)malignant brain tumor-like protein 2 isoform X1, which translates to MASHCVAYGCGKSAADGVTLFRFPRDPDEFHKWEKQVQRTRTEWSATPNSHLCSDHFGREYFEARSPSGVLRLKPGAAPIAFLRPLCSSCRGAGCRKCLHAGRQRRFTEHRFSFFQQDENDEEARIEEDDADGGNTEHLEPAGAFQQPAVCEVCGKTGSFSSFYSKAKRFCSISCSRSHSSNSKRSTILARLKGRPPKKAAVLNKVNKAASGAAVDGSAAFDWGSYLEKETSLAASVSCFEHAPLYSIWDAITVGMKVEVLNTNAVLPSKVYWIATVIQVAGYKALLRYEGFEYDSSRDFWCSLVSGEMNPIGWCAMTSKLLVPPQDVQNIPDWKEYLMKKLVGGVTLPVNFYLKLAESIKIPFRVGMRVEVVDPKHVSRTRLAVVDSIIGGRLRLLYADQSDALGNVADFWCHMWSPLVHPIGWSKRVGHAVRAAAGGAETFSGVKNNADAGFTLFKKPRAVYMGEGFFEEGMKLEAIDPLNLGNICVATVHKVLFDGYIMVGIDGVASSNGSDRFCYHASSHAILPINYCQKNQIPLTVPPGYDPQTFNWQKYLEETKSAAAPPRLFNTDYPGHGFSPNVKLEAVDLMEPRLVCVATVKRCVGRLLLIHFDGWDDEFDQWIDHQSPDIYPVGWCELVGYQLQPPPEPVEFSENQTARNKRPKPFVFGKKKKKGQRKRLSQDRDKNAEEERPADEAFAPAAPLLQPKTEPEEQDISAVQVKVEEVETPVNFPDNQLISLSEVKKEEEENLEVPEQSSWESVDYPTAKEAPIADDDDEDEEHSFT; encoded by the exons ATGGCCTCTCACTGTGTAGCTTATGGATGTGGCAAATCTGCAGCAGATGGAGTGACGCTCTTCAGGTTTCCCAGAGATCCAGATGAGTTTCACAAGTGGGAGAAGCAGGTGCAGAGAACCCGGACCGAGTGGTCGGCAACCCCAAACTCTCACCTCTGCAGCGATCATTTTGGGAGGGAATATTTCGAGGCCCGATCTCCCTCAGGTGTTCTGAGGCTGAAGCCGGGAGCTGCTCCTATAGCGTTTCTCCGTCCgctctgctcctcctgcagaGGAGCAGGCTGCAGAAAATGTCTGCATGCAGGCCGACAAAGACGCTTTACAGAACACAGGTTTTCT TTCTTTCAGCAGGATGAAAATGATGAGGAGGCAAGAATCGAGGAAGATGATGCTGATGGTGGGAACACAGAACACCTGGAGCCTGCCGGAGCGTTTCAACAACCAG CGGTCTGTGAAGTGTGCGGAAAGACGGGGAGCTTCAGTAGTTTCTATTCGAAAGCCAAACGTTTCTGCAGCATCTCCTGCTCGCGTTCCCATTCGTCAAACTCCAAGAGGTCAACCATTCTGGCTCGTCTGAAG ggCAGACCTCCAAAAAAAGCCGCTGTGCTGAATAAAGTCAACAAAGCAGCTTCAGGTGCAGCAGTGGACG GGTCTGCCGCCTTCGACTGGGGCTCCTACCTGGAGAAAGAAACCTCTCTAGCCGCCTCCGTCTCCTGCTTCGAACAC GCGCCTCTGTACAGCATCTGGGACGCCATCACCGTTGGGATGAAGGTGGAGGTCCTGAACACCAACGCAGTTCTCCCCAGTAAGGTCTACTGGATCGCTACAGTCATCCAGGTTGCAG GATACAAAGCTCTGCTCAGGTACGAAGGCTTCGAGTACGACAGCAGCCGGGACTTCTGGTGCAGTCTGGTTTCGGGCGAGATGAACCCGATTGGGTGGTGCGCCATGACGAGTAAACTGCTGGTGCCGCCGCAGG ATGTACAGAACATCCCGGACTGGAAGGAGTACCTGATGAAAAAGCTGGTGGGGGGCGTGACCCTGCCCGTGAACTTCTACCTGAAG CTGGCGGAGAGCATAAAGATCCCCTTCAGGGTGGGCATGCGGGTGGAGGTGGTGGACCCCAAACACGTGAGCCGCACCCGGCTGGCCGTGGTGGACTCCATCATCGGGGGCCGCCTGCGGCTGCTGTACGCAGACCAGAGCGACGCCCTGGGAAACGTGGCCGACTTCTGGTGCCACATGTGGAGTCCTCTGGTCCATCCCATAGGCTGGTCCAAGAGAGTGGGTCACGCCGTCAGAGCAGCAG CAGGCGGCGCTGAAACGTTCAGCGGGGTGAAGAACAACGCCGACGCCGGGTTCACGCTTTTCAAAAAG CCCAGAGCGGTCTACATGGGAGAAGGTTTCTTTGAAGAAGGGATGAAGCTGGAGGCCATCGACCCCCTCAACCTGGGAAACATCTGCGTGGCCACCGTCCACAAG GTGCTGTTTGACGGTTACATCATGGTCGGCATCGACGGCGTGGCGTCCAGCAACGGCTCTGACCGGTTCTGTTATCACGCCTCCTCGCACGCCATTCTGCCCATCAACTACTGCCAGAAGAATCAGATCCCTCTGACTGTCCCTCCAG GTTATGACCCCCAGACCTTCAACTGGCAAAAATACCTGGAAGAAACCAAATccgccgctgctcctccacgACTGTTCAACACT GACTACCCCGGCCACGGCTTCTCCCCCAACGTGAAGCTGGAGGCGGTGGACCTGATGGAGCCGCGGCTGGTGTGCGTGGCCACGGTGAAGCGCTGCGTGGGCCGCCTGCTGCTCATCCACTTCGACGGCTGGGACGACGAGTTCGACCAGTGGATCGACCACCAGTCCCCGGACATCTACCCCGTGGGCTGGTGTGAGCTGGTGGGCTACCAGCTGCAGCCGCCCCCAGAGCCCG TCGAGTTCAGTGAAAACCAGACGGCGCGGAACAAGCGGCCCAAGCCCTTCGTGTTCGGGAAAAAGA AAAAGAAGGGGCAGAGGAAGAGGCTGTCGCAGGACCGGGACAAAAATGCCGAAGAGGAGAGGCCGGCGGATGAAGCGTTTGCTCCGGCGGCGCCGCTCCTCCAACCCAAAACTGAGCCGGAGGAGCAAGACA TCTCTGCGGTGCAGgtgaaggtggaggaggtggagactCCCGTCAATTTCCCCGACAATCAACTAATCTCCCTGAGTGAGGtcaagaaggaggaagaggagaacctGGAGGTGccggagcagagcagctgggaAAGCGTGGATTACCCAACAGCGAAGGAGGCTCCGAttgcagatgatgatgatgaagatgaagagcacAGCTTCACGTAG
- the l3mbtl2 gene encoding lethal(3)malignant brain tumor-like protein 2 isoform X3, producing the protein MASHCVAYGCGKSAADGVTLFRFPRDPDEFHKWEKQVQRTRTEWSATPNSHLCSDHFGREYFEARSPSGVLRLKPGAAPIAFLRPLCSSCRGAGCRKCLHAGRQRRFTEHRFSDENDEEARIEEDDADGGNTEHLEPAGAFQQPAVCEVCGKTGSFSSFYSKAKRFCSISCSRSHSSNSKRSTILARLKGRPPKKAAVLNKVNKAASGAAVDGSAAFDWGSYLEKETSLAASVSCFEHAPLYSIWDAITVGMKVEVLNTNAVLPSKVYWIATVIQVAGYKALLRYEGFEYDSSRDFWCSLVSGEMNPIGWCAMTSKLLVPPQDVQNIPDWKEYLMKKLVGGVTLPVNFYLKLAESIKIPFRVGMRVEVVDPKHVSRTRLAVVDSIIGGRLRLLYADQSDALGNVADFWCHMWSPLVHPIGWSKRVGHAVRAAAGGAETFSGVKNNADAGFTLFKKPRAVYMGEGFFEEGMKLEAIDPLNLGNICVATVHKVLFDGYIMVGIDGVASSNGSDRFCYHASSHAILPINYCQKNQIPLTVPPGYDPQTFNWQKYLEETKSAAAPPRLFNTDYPGHGFSPNVKLEAVDLMEPRLVCVATVKRCVGRLLLIHFDGWDDEFDQWIDHQSPDIYPVGWCELVGYQLQPPPEPVEFSENQTARNKRPKPFVFGKKKKKGQRKRLSQDRDKNAEEERPADEAFAPAAPLLQPKTEPEEQDISAVQVKVEEVETPVNFPDNQLISLSEVKKEEEENLEVPEQSSWESVDYPTAKEAPIADDDDEDEEHSFT; encoded by the exons ATGGCCTCTCACTGTGTAGCTTATGGATGTGGCAAATCTGCAGCAGATGGAGTGACGCTCTTCAGGTTTCCCAGAGATCCAGATGAGTTTCACAAGTGGGAGAAGCAGGTGCAGAGAACCCGGACCGAGTGGTCGGCAACCCCAAACTCTCACCTCTGCAGCGATCATTTTGGGAGGGAATATTTCGAGGCCCGATCTCCCTCAGGTGTTCTGAGGCTGAAGCCGGGAGCTGCTCCTATAGCGTTTCTCCGTCCgctctgctcctcctgcagaGGAGCAGGCTGCAGAAAATGTCTGCATGCAGGCCGACAAAGACGCTTTACAGAACACAGGTTTTCT GATGAAAATGATGAGGAGGCAAGAATCGAGGAAGATGATGCTGATGGTGGGAACACAGAACACCTGGAGCCTGCCGGAGCGTTTCAACAACCAG CGGTCTGTGAAGTGTGCGGAAAGACGGGGAGCTTCAGTAGTTTCTATTCGAAAGCCAAACGTTTCTGCAGCATCTCCTGCTCGCGTTCCCATTCGTCAAACTCCAAGAGGTCAACCATTCTGGCTCGTCTGAAG ggCAGACCTCCAAAAAAAGCCGCTGTGCTGAATAAAGTCAACAAAGCAGCTTCAGGTGCAGCAGTGGACG GGTCTGCCGCCTTCGACTGGGGCTCCTACCTGGAGAAAGAAACCTCTCTAGCCGCCTCCGTCTCCTGCTTCGAACAC GCGCCTCTGTACAGCATCTGGGACGCCATCACCGTTGGGATGAAGGTGGAGGTCCTGAACACCAACGCAGTTCTCCCCAGTAAGGTCTACTGGATCGCTACAGTCATCCAGGTTGCAG GATACAAAGCTCTGCTCAGGTACGAAGGCTTCGAGTACGACAGCAGCCGGGACTTCTGGTGCAGTCTGGTTTCGGGCGAGATGAACCCGATTGGGTGGTGCGCCATGACGAGTAAACTGCTGGTGCCGCCGCAGG ATGTACAGAACATCCCGGACTGGAAGGAGTACCTGATGAAAAAGCTGGTGGGGGGCGTGACCCTGCCCGTGAACTTCTACCTGAAG CTGGCGGAGAGCATAAAGATCCCCTTCAGGGTGGGCATGCGGGTGGAGGTGGTGGACCCCAAACACGTGAGCCGCACCCGGCTGGCCGTGGTGGACTCCATCATCGGGGGCCGCCTGCGGCTGCTGTACGCAGACCAGAGCGACGCCCTGGGAAACGTGGCCGACTTCTGGTGCCACATGTGGAGTCCTCTGGTCCATCCCATAGGCTGGTCCAAGAGAGTGGGTCACGCCGTCAGAGCAGCAG CAGGCGGCGCTGAAACGTTCAGCGGGGTGAAGAACAACGCCGACGCCGGGTTCACGCTTTTCAAAAAG CCCAGAGCGGTCTACATGGGAGAAGGTTTCTTTGAAGAAGGGATGAAGCTGGAGGCCATCGACCCCCTCAACCTGGGAAACATCTGCGTGGCCACCGTCCACAAG GTGCTGTTTGACGGTTACATCATGGTCGGCATCGACGGCGTGGCGTCCAGCAACGGCTCTGACCGGTTCTGTTATCACGCCTCCTCGCACGCCATTCTGCCCATCAACTACTGCCAGAAGAATCAGATCCCTCTGACTGTCCCTCCAG GTTATGACCCCCAGACCTTCAACTGGCAAAAATACCTGGAAGAAACCAAATccgccgctgctcctccacgACTGTTCAACACT GACTACCCCGGCCACGGCTTCTCCCCCAACGTGAAGCTGGAGGCGGTGGACCTGATGGAGCCGCGGCTGGTGTGCGTGGCCACGGTGAAGCGCTGCGTGGGCCGCCTGCTGCTCATCCACTTCGACGGCTGGGACGACGAGTTCGACCAGTGGATCGACCACCAGTCCCCGGACATCTACCCCGTGGGCTGGTGTGAGCTGGTGGGCTACCAGCTGCAGCCGCCCCCAGAGCCCG TCGAGTTCAGTGAAAACCAGACGGCGCGGAACAAGCGGCCCAAGCCCTTCGTGTTCGGGAAAAAGA AAAAGAAGGGGCAGAGGAAGAGGCTGTCGCAGGACCGGGACAAAAATGCCGAAGAGGAGAGGCCGGCGGATGAAGCGTTTGCTCCGGCGGCGCCGCTCCTCCAACCCAAAACTGAGCCGGAGGAGCAAGACA TCTCTGCGGTGCAGgtgaaggtggaggaggtggagactCCCGTCAATTTCCCCGACAATCAACTAATCTCCCTGAGTGAGGtcaagaaggaggaagaggagaacctGGAGGTGccggagcagagcagctgggaAAGCGTGGATTACCCAACAGCGAAGGAGGCTCCGAttgcagatgatgatgatgaagatgaagagcacAGCTTCACGTAG
- the l3mbtl2 gene encoding lethal(3)malignant brain tumor-like protein 2 isoform X2: MASHCVAYGCGKSAADGVTLFRFPRDPDEFHKWEKQVQRTRTEWSATPNSHLCSDHFGREYFEARSPSGVLRLKPGAAPIAFLRPLCSSCRGAGCRKCLHAGRQRRFTEHRFSQDENDEEARIEEDDADGGNTEHLEPAGAFQQPAVCEVCGKTGSFSSFYSKAKRFCSISCSRSHSSNSKRSTILARLKGRPPKKAAVLNKVNKAASGAAVDGSAAFDWGSYLEKETSLAASVSCFEHAPLYSIWDAITVGMKVEVLNTNAVLPSKVYWIATVIQVAGYKALLRYEGFEYDSSRDFWCSLVSGEMNPIGWCAMTSKLLVPPQDVQNIPDWKEYLMKKLVGGVTLPVNFYLKLAESIKIPFRVGMRVEVVDPKHVSRTRLAVVDSIIGGRLRLLYADQSDALGNVADFWCHMWSPLVHPIGWSKRVGHAVRAAAGGAETFSGVKNNADAGFTLFKKPRAVYMGEGFFEEGMKLEAIDPLNLGNICVATVHKVLFDGYIMVGIDGVASSNGSDRFCYHASSHAILPINYCQKNQIPLTVPPGYDPQTFNWQKYLEETKSAAAPPRLFNTDYPGHGFSPNVKLEAVDLMEPRLVCVATVKRCVGRLLLIHFDGWDDEFDQWIDHQSPDIYPVGWCELVGYQLQPPPEPVEFSENQTARNKRPKPFVFGKKKKKGQRKRLSQDRDKNAEEERPADEAFAPAAPLLQPKTEPEEQDISAVQVKVEEVETPVNFPDNQLISLSEVKKEEEENLEVPEQSSWESVDYPTAKEAPIADDDDEDEEHSFT; encoded by the exons ATGGCCTCTCACTGTGTAGCTTATGGATGTGGCAAATCTGCAGCAGATGGAGTGACGCTCTTCAGGTTTCCCAGAGATCCAGATGAGTTTCACAAGTGGGAGAAGCAGGTGCAGAGAACCCGGACCGAGTGGTCGGCAACCCCAAACTCTCACCTCTGCAGCGATCATTTTGGGAGGGAATATTTCGAGGCCCGATCTCCCTCAGGTGTTCTGAGGCTGAAGCCGGGAGCTGCTCCTATAGCGTTTCTCCGTCCgctctgctcctcctgcagaGGAGCAGGCTGCAGAAAATGTCTGCATGCAGGCCGACAAAGACGCTTTACAGAACACAGGTTTTCT CAGGATGAAAATGATGAGGAGGCAAGAATCGAGGAAGATGATGCTGATGGTGGGAACACAGAACACCTGGAGCCTGCCGGAGCGTTTCAACAACCAG CGGTCTGTGAAGTGTGCGGAAAGACGGGGAGCTTCAGTAGTTTCTATTCGAAAGCCAAACGTTTCTGCAGCATCTCCTGCTCGCGTTCCCATTCGTCAAACTCCAAGAGGTCAACCATTCTGGCTCGTCTGAAG ggCAGACCTCCAAAAAAAGCCGCTGTGCTGAATAAAGTCAACAAAGCAGCTTCAGGTGCAGCAGTGGACG GGTCTGCCGCCTTCGACTGGGGCTCCTACCTGGAGAAAGAAACCTCTCTAGCCGCCTCCGTCTCCTGCTTCGAACAC GCGCCTCTGTACAGCATCTGGGACGCCATCACCGTTGGGATGAAGGTGGAGGTCCTGAACACCAACGCAGTTCTCCCCAGTAAGGTCTACTGGATCGCTACAGTCATCCAGGTTGCAG GATACAAAGCTCTGCTCAGGTACGAAGGCTTCGAGTACGACAGCAGCCGGGACTTCTGGTGCAGTCTGGTTTCGGGCGAGATGAACCCGATTGGGTGGTGCGCCATGACGAGTAAACTGCTGGTGCCGCCGCAGG ATGTACAGAACATCCCGGACTGGAAGGAGTACCTGATGAAAAAGCTGGTGGGGGGCGTGACCCTGCCCGTGAACTTCTACCTGAAG CTGGCGGAGAGCATAAAGATCCCCTTCAGGGTGGGCATGCGGGTGGAGGTGGTGGACCCCAAACACGTGAGCCGCACCCGGCTGGCCGTGGTGGACTCCATCATCGGGGGCCGCCTGCGGCTGCTGTACGCAGACCAGAGCGACGCCCTGGGAAACGTGGCCGACTTCTGGTGCCACATGTGGAGTCCTCTGGTCCATCCCATAGGCTGGTCCAAGAGAGTGGGTCACGCCGTCAGAGCAGCAG CAGGCGGCGCTGAAACGTTCAGCGGGGTGAAGAACAACGCCGACGCCGGGTTCACGCTTTTCAAAAAG CCCAGAGCGGTCTACATGGGAGAAGGTTTCTTTGAAGAAGGGATGAAGCTGGAGGCCATCGACCCCCTCAACCTGGGAAACATCTGCGTGGCCACCGTCCACAAG GTGCTGTTTGACGGTTACATCATGGTCGGCATCGACGGCGTGGCGTCCAGCAACGGCTCTGACCGGTTCTGTTATCACGCCTCCTCGCACGCCATTCTGCCCATCAACTACTGCCAGAAGAATCAGATCCCTCTGACTGTCCCTCCAG GTTATGACCCCCAGACCTTCAACTGGCAAAAATACCTGGAAGAAACCAAATccgccgctgctcctccacgACTGTTCAACACT GACTACCCCGGCCACGGCTTCTCCCCCAACGTGAAGCTGGAGGCGGTGGACCTGATGGAGCCGCGGCTGGTGTGCGTGGCCACGGTGAAGCGCTGCGTGGGCCGCCTGCTGCTCATCCACTTCGACGGCTGGGACGACGAGTTCGACCAGTGGATCGACCACCAGTCCCCGGACATCTACCCCGTGGGCTGGTGTGAGCTGGTGGGCTACCAGCTGCAGCCGCCCCCAGAGCCCG TCGAGTTCAGTGAAAACCAGACGGCGCGGAACAAGCGGCCCAAGCCCTTCGTGTTCGGGAAAAAGA AAAAGAAGGGGCAGAGGAAGAGGCTGTCGCAGGACCGGGACAAAAATGCCGAAGAGGAGAGGCCGGCGGATGAAGCGTTTGCTCCGGCGGCGCCGCTCCTCCAACCCAAAACTGAGCCGGAGGAGCAAGACA TCTCTGCGGTGCAGgtgaaggtggaggaggtggagactCCCGTCAATTTCCCCGACAATCAACTAATCTCCCTGAGTGAGGtcaagaaggaggaagaggagaacctGGAGGTGccggagcagagcagctgggaAAGCGTGGATTACCCAACAGCGAAGGAGGCTCCGAttgcagatgatgatgatgaagatgaagagcacAGCTTCACGTAG
- the l3mbtl2 gene encoding lethal(3)malignant brain tumor-like protein 2 isoform X4, translating to MVHTCCVDSCSTEKRPNVIFHRFPPADPERLRQWLLALDMDPDTPNFILGKLFVCQKHFLPDDYHDPHMHPGRRARLLKSNAVPSQFLTPRFCEGGQLSPGYLDQLGRPPKKAAVLNKVNKAASGAAVDGSAAFDWGSYLEKETSLAASVSCFEHAPLYSIWDAITVGMKVEVLNTNAVLPSKVYWIATVIQVAGYKALLRYEGFEYDSSRDFWCSLVSGEMNPIGWCAMTSKLLVPPQDVQNIPDWKEYLMKKLVGGVTLPVNFYLKLAESIKIPFRVGMRVEVVDPKHVSRTRLAVVDSIIGGRLRLLYADQSDALGNVADFWCHMWSPLVHPIGWSKRVGHAVRAAAGGAETFSGVKNNADAGFTLFKKPRAVYMGEGFFEEGMKLEAIDPLNLGNICVATVHKVLFDGYIMVGIDGVASSNGSDRFCYHASSHAILPINYCQKNQIPLTVPPGYDPQTFNWQKYLEETKSAAAPPRLFNTDYPGHGFSPNVKLEAVDLMEPRLVCVATVKRCVGRLLLIHFDGWDDEFDQWIDHQSPDIYPVGWCELVGYQLQPPPEPVEFSENQTARNKRPKPFVFGKKKKKGQRKRLSQDRDKNAEEERPADEAFAPAAPLLQPKTEPEEQDISAVQVKVEEVETPVNFPDNQLISLSEVKKEEEENLEVPEQSSWESVDYPTAKEAPIADDDDEDEEHSFT from the exons ATGGTCCACACGTGCTGCGTGGATTCGTGCTCCACGGAGAAACGTCCGAACGTGATCTTCCACCGGTTCCCCCCCGCCGACCCGGAGCGGCTGCGCCAGTGGCTGCTAGCTCTGGACATGGACCCGGACACCCCCAACTTCATCCTGGGGAAGCTGTTCGTCTGCCAGAAACATTTCCTCCCGGACGATTACCACGACCCCCACATGCATCCGGGCCGCCGGGCTCGGCTCCTCAAGTCCAACGCGGTTCCGAGTCAGTTTCTTACCCCACGTTTCTGCGAGGGGGGGCAGCTCTCCCCCGGTTACCTGGATCAGCTC ggCAGACCTCCAAAAAAAGCCGCTGTGCTGAATAAAGTCAACAAAGCAGCTTCAGGTGCAGCAGTGGACG GGTCTGCCGCCTTCGACTGGGGCTCCTACCTGGAGAAAGAAACCTCTCTAGCCGCCTCCGTCTCCTGCTTCGAACAC GCGCCTCTGTACAGCATCTGGGACGCCATCACCGTTGGGATGAAGGTGGAGGTCCTGAACACCAACGCAGTTCTCCCCAGTAAGGTCTACTGGATCGCTACAGTCATCCAGGTTGCAG GATACAAAGCTCTGCTCAGGTACGAAGGCTTCGAGTACGACAGCAGCCGGGACTTCTGGTGCAGTCTGGTTTCGGGCGAGATGAACCCGATTGGGTGGTGCGCCATGACGAGTAAACTGCTGGTGCCGCCGCAGG ATGTACAGAACATCCCGGACTGGAAGGAGTACCTGATGAAAAAGCTGGTGGGGGGCGTGACCCTGCCCGTGAACTTCTACCTGAAG CTGGCGGAGAGCATAAAGATCCCCTTCAGGGTGGGCATGCGGGTGGAGGTGGTGGACCCCAAACACGTGAGCCGCACCCGGCTGGCCGTGGTGGACTCCATCATCGGGGGCCGCCTGCGGCTGCTGTACGCAGACCAGAGCGACGCCCTGGGAAACGTGGCCGACTTCTGGTGCCACATGTGGAGTCCTCTGGTCCATCCCATAGGCTGGTCCAAGAGAGTGGGTCACGCCGTCAGAGCAGCAG CAGGCGGCGCTGAAACGTTCAGCGGGGTGAAGAACAACGCCGACGCCGGGTTCACGCTTTTCAAAAAG CCCAGAGCGGTCTACATGGGAGAAGGTTTCTTTGAAGAAGGGATGAAGCTGGAGGCCATCGACCCCCTCAACCTGGGAAACATCTGCGTGGCCACCGTCCACAAG GTGCTGTTTGACGGTTACATCATGGTCGGCATCGACGGCGTGGCGTCCAGCAACGGCTCTGACCGGTTCTGTTATCACGCCTCCTCGCACGCCATTCTGCCCATCAACTACTGCCAGAAGAATCAGATCCCTCTGACTGTCCCTCCAG GTTATGACCCCCAGACCTTCAACTGGCAAAAATACCTGGAAGAAACCAAATccgccgctgctcctccacgACTGTTCAACACT GACTACCCCGGCCACGGCTTCTCCCCCAACGTGAAGCTGGAGGCGGTGGACCTGATGGAGCCGCGGCTGGTGTGCGTGGCCACGGTGAAGCGCTGCGTGGGCCGCCTGCTGCTCATCCACTTCGACGGCTGGGACGACGAGTTCGACCAGTGGATCGACCACCAGTCCCCGGACATCTACCCCGTGGGCTGGTGTGAGCTGGTGGGCTACCAGCTGCAGCCGCCCCCAGAGCCCG TCGAGTTCAGTGAAAACCAGACGGCGCGGAACAAGCGGCCCAAGCCCTTCGTGTTCGGGAAAAAGA AAAAGAAGGGGCAGAGGAAGAGGCTGTCGCAGGACCGGGACAAAAATGCCGAAGAGGAGAGGCCGGCGGATGAAGCGTTTGCTCCGGCGGCGCCGCTCCTCCAACCCAAAACTGAGCCGGAGGAGCAAGACA TCTCTGCGGTGCAGgtgaaggtggaggaggtggagactCCCGTCAATTTCCCCGACAATCAACTAATCTCCCTGAGTGAGGtcaagaaggaggaagaggagaacctGGAGGTGccggagcagagcagctgggaAAGCGTGGATTACCCAACAGCGAAGGAGGCTCCGAttgcagatgatgatgatgaagatgaagagcacAGCTTCACGTAG